The nucleotide window GGCACCCTCTATCAAGAGATCAGCGCCGAAGCGGCGACGATGTACGACCTTTTGGTCAACACCCTCGGGGCGAGCGCCGGCACGTACGCGGCCACCGAAGAGGCCAATTCGTCGGCCGCTGCATCCCCGTTGTCGGGCATCATCGACGCCCTCACCGCATCGACCCCCGCGTCAGATATCGCCAACCTGGTCAATATCGGCATCGGAAACTGGGCTTCTGCCTCGTCGGACTTGCTCGCCTTGGCGGGCGGTGGGTTGCTTCCTGCCGCGGTCCAGGCCGCCGAGGGTGACGTCGCCGAGGCGGCGGGGAGCGCCGAAGCGGCCGCTTCGGCGGCCGGGGCCGCCGCGCTCGGCGAGGCGCCGATGGCCGCCGGCTTGGGTTCGGCGTCCGCCATTGCCACGGCCTCGGTGTCGCCCAGCTGGGCGGGGCAGGCCAGCTTGGTGTCGACGAGCGTGGGATCCGGCGCGCTGCGGGGGGCGGGCTGGACCGTGCCCGTGGCCCAGGAAGTGTCGGGGACCATCATTCCCGGAATGCCGGGATTGGCTTCGGCCGCACGCAGTAGTGCCGGCTTCGGTGCGCCGCGCTACGGCGTCAAGCCCATCGTGATGCCCAAACCGGCGGCCGGCTAGCAAACGAACTGCCGCCCAATTACCCGCAAATGAAACACGCGTAATTCAGCCAACGAGCGCATAACTCGCACCACTCGCACAACGAAGGATAGGGAAAATGGATTTCGGAGCATTACCCCCTGAGATCAACTCAGCACGCATGTATGCCGGCGCGGGCGCGGCACCGATGATGGCCGCCGCGGCCGGATGGAACCGGTTGGCGGTCGAGTTGAGCACTACGGCCGTATCCTTCGAGTCGGTGATCACCCAGCTGACCACCGAACAGTGGATGGGTCCGGCATCGATGTCGATGGCGGCCGCGGCCCAGCCGTATCTGGCTTGGCTGACCTACACCGCGGAATCAGCGGCGCGCGCGGGCTCGCAGGCCACGGCCTCCGCGGCCGCCTTCGAGGCGGCGTTTGCCGCCACCGTGCCTCCAGCGGAGGTCGCCGCCAACCGGGCGCAGTTGGCCATGCTGGTGGCCACCAACGTTCTGGGACAAAACACCCCCGCGATCGCGGCCACCGAGGCACAGTACGGCGAGATGTGGGCGCAGGATGCGCTGGCCATGTACGGGTACGCGGCATCGTCGGCGGCCGCCGGCACGCTCAACCCGTTGACCACGCCATCGCAGATCGCAAACCCTGCGGGGCTGGCCAGTCAGGCCGCCGCGGTCAGCCAAGCGGCCGCGTCCAACACCATCGGACAGGTCGGCCTGAGCAACCTGATCACCAACCTGCCCAACGCGATTATGGGGCTCTCGTCGCCGGCCGCCGCGGTTGCCGCGTCCACCGGACTGGACTCGGTCATCCAGGACATCACCAGCGTGCTTGGTATTCCCTTCGTGCAGAATGCCATCAACGGAGCGGTCAACACCGCGGCCTGGTTTGTGATGGCGGCCGTCCCGAACGCGGTCTTCCTCGGGCACACGCTCAGCGCGGTCGAGGCCGTGGGTGCACCCGCTGCCGCCGATCTTGCTCCGGCGCTTGCCCCCGCCGCCAGTTTGAGGCATGCCGTGACCCCGGCTGGCTACGGCGGCACGCCGGTCTCGGCGGGTCTGGGAGACGCCTCGTCGGTCGGCAAGCTGTCGGTTCCGGTGGAATGGTCCAATGCCGTTCCGGCTACGACTTCCGGCGCCACCGCTTTGGACGGCAGTGGTTGGGCGGTGCCTGAGGAGGCCGGACCAATCGCAGCGATGCCAGGCGCCCCGGGCATGGCCGTTGCCGGCAAGGGCGCCGGCGGTTTCGCCGGACCCCGGTACGGATTTAAGCCGATTGTCATGCCCAAGCAGGTCGTCGTATGACACCGCGCCCGATTCACCCACCTCCAGGCGCGTTGATGACGGTCGGATCAAACCTGTTACGCGTGGCCGGAACCGCATCCGACGCCGGGTATGCAGCCACTACCACCCGGCACGCCGCCGGGGCCGGTGAACTGGCCTCCGGAACCGCAACCGACACCCGGGACGCAGCCGCTACCACCCGGACCCCCACCGGGGCCACCGGTCACCCCGCCGGAGCCACAGTTGCCATTGCTATCGCACCCGCCTCCGCCCGGTTCATTCGTGGCCACATAGGTGATCGCAGTGGTGGCCGTCGCCGGGCCAGCTGCCGCAACGGTTGCGGCAACTGGTGCGGCAGCGATCGCGGTAGCGATAGCCCCAGCCACCACCATTGGTTTCATGAGGTTCAATTTCGCTAACATGCTTTTCGCATACCACGTGGAGGGGTTGGCGAAACGTGGAGAAGAGATCGGCCGTTATCGATGCTTGACCGATCGAAACCGATCGAAACCGATCGAATTTGGGCCGGCTATATCGGACCCGGGCCGCAGCCGATTCTTGGTAGGCAATCGAACCCCGGTGGTGCACCCGGGCCACCGTTCGGACCGCCCGGACCGCAGCCGGCGAGGTTGCAGCGGTCTTTAGCCGGATCGTCGGCGCCGACATGGGTGATCACAGCGGTTATCGTGGGCGGCCCGACGGCACCGAGGTCGGCGTCCTCCGCTGGTAACGCGATGACAGCAGTAGCGACAACCCCGGCCCACATCGGTGGTTTCCTGGGGTTTAGTTTCGCTACCATGCATTTTGCTTACCACGGGCATGCGCGGACGAAACGTTGTACGGAGAAAACGAGTACAGCCGAAGCGTTCGGCCGGTGAGCCCGGCCACCAAGGCAACGACCGAAGGCATAGCAAATGACCTCATTGGATCTGACCGGCCGCACGGCGATAATCACCGGCGCTTCCCGCGGAATCGGATTGGCCATTGCGCAGCGCCTGGCAGATGCGGGCGCCAACGTGGTGCTCACCGCCCGCACACAGGAGGCCGCCCAGGCGGCCGCCAGCGAGGTCGGCGACCGTGCGCTGGGTGTTGGTGCCCACGCGGTCGATGAAGATGCCGCGCGCGACTGTGTGGACCTGGCGCTAGAGCGTTTCGGCGGCGTGGACATCCTGATCAACAACGCCGGGACCAACCCGGCGTTTGGTCCGCTGATCGAGCAGGACCACGCGCGCTTCACCAAGATCTTCGATGTAAACCTGTGGGCACCGCTGATGTGGACGTCGCTTGTCGTCAAGGCATGGATGGGCCAGCATGGAGGTGTTGTGATCAACACGGCCTCGATCGGTGGCATGCATCAAGCGCCGGCCATGGGCATGTACAACGCCACCAAGGCCGCCTTGATTCACGTGACCAAACAACTTGCCCTGGAACTTTCGCCGAAGGTGCGAGTCAATGCGATCTGCCCAGGGGTGGTGCGCACCAGGCTTGCCGAAGCGCTCTGGAAGGACCACGAGGATCCGCTGGCAGCGACCATCGCACTGGGGCGAATCGGTGAACCGGTGGATGTGGCCGATGCGGTCGCCTTCTTGGTCTCGGATGCCGCGAGCTGGATGACTGGTGAGACAATGGTGATCGACGGTGGTCTGCTGCTGGGCGACGCCTCGGGATTCCGGGCGCGGCCGGGAGGCACACCGTGAGCATCGCCGATGAGCTGGAAGCCCGGGTGCGGACTCTGCTCGACGAGCACGACCCGGCCTTCAGCGACCCTCGCGAATTCCTGGGCGCACGATTCGACGCCGGGCTGGCCTGGGTGCACTTTCCCACCGGACATGGCGGGCTCGATCTGGCACGCACCTACCAGGCGCAGGTCGACGCGCGACTGGCCGCCGCCGGCGCACCGCCGGCAGGTGGCGGCAGAAACATCATCGGAATCGGTATGGCGGCCCCAACGATTGCGGCGTTTGGAACCGAGGCGCAGAAGGATAAATTCCTGCGTCCGTTATTCACCGGCGAACACCTCTACTGCCAGCTGTTCAGCGAACCCGGTGCCGGCTCGGACCTGGCCGCCGTGGCGACCCGCGCCGTCCGGGATGCGCAGCATCCGGATGACTGGATCGTCAACGGGCAGAAGGTATGGACCTCAATGGCGCAGCACGCGCAGATGGCCATCCTCGTTGCGCGCACCGACCCGACCGTGCCCAAACACGTTGGCCTGACCTACTTCCTATGCGACATGACGCAGCCGGGTATTGACATCCGTCCGTTACGACAGATCACCGGTGAGGCGGAGTTCAACGAGGTGTTCCTCACCGATATCCGGGTTCCTGACGCGAACCGGCTCGGTCCGGAAGGCGGCGGCTGGCGCGTAGCGACCACCACCCTCAACAACGAGCGAGTCGCCATCGGATCCCGCACCGGCCTCCCCCGCGAGGGCGGGATGATCGGCAAGCTCACCGAGACGTGGCGCGGCGAACCCGCACTGCGTAACGCGGCCATGCACGACGAGATGATGCGGCTGTGGGTGGAGGCGGAAGTGCTCCGACTCAGTGGCGAACGTCTGCGTCAACAGGCCGCGTCCGGTCAGCCCGGACCGGAGGGTGCCGGCATGAAAGTGGCTTTTGCCCGTCTGGCGCAACAGATCTCGAGCTTAGAAATGGAATTGCACCCAGAATCGGGTTTGCAGTACGACGACTGGACGCTGCGCAGGCCCGACACCGTCGACTTGACAGGTCGCGGTGCCGGCTACCGCTATCTCCGGGCCCGTGGCAACTCGATTGAGGGCGGTACCTCGGAGATCCTGCGCAACACCATTTCCGAGCGGGTTCTGGGCCTGCCCGGCGAGCACCGCGTCGACAAGACCGTCGCGTGGCAGGACTTGCCTCGATGACCACCGCGAACCTGCTGTACTCCGACACCGAGGAGGCGTTGCGGGACAGTGTTCGGCAATTATTTGCCGACCGGTGTCCGGCGGAATCGGTGATGCGGTCCTATGATTCACCACCGCAAGACTTTTCGGGTGTCTGGCGCACGTTGGCGGCCGAGCTGGGAGTTGCCGGACTGTTGGTGCCCGAGTCGCTGGGCGGCGCCGGGGCCAGCGCTCGCGAGGCGGCCGTCGTTATGGAGGAGATTGGCCGGGCCGTCGCACCAGTGCCCTTCCTGTCCAGCGCGGTTCTCGCCACCGTGGCGCTCCTAGGGGCTGGCGACACGAAGATGCTGCCGGCGTTGGCCGAAGGTGCCAGCACCGCGGCACTGGTGGTGCCGTTGTCGGCCGCACCGGGTGATTCGGTCACCGGATTGAGCAATGGTGGCGATGGGCTGACCGGGCAGGTCAGCGGTGTGGCAGGTGCCCGAGAAGCCGATGTGCTGGTGGTGCCGGTGGCGGGTCCGAACGGGTTGGAGTTGCACACCGTGGCGACCGACGCCGCCGGTGTGGAGGTATTGCCGGTGTTGGCGTTCGACATGACTAGACCCCTTGCGGATGTGCAGTTTTCGGGTGCGGCGTCGTCACGACTGGGGCCGGCGGACGCCGCGCTGGCCGAGGCGCTTCAGACGGGAGCGGCGTTGCTGGCGTCCGAACAGCTCGGGCTTGCGCGGTGGTGTTTTGACACGACATTGGCCTACGCCAAGGAACGCAAACAGTTCGGCCGCGCGATCGGCTCCTATCAGGCGATCAAGCATCGACTGGCAGATCTGTGGCTGGAGATCGGTTCGGCGACCGCGGCGGCCCGCTACGCCGCCGACACCGCCGCCCGGCGCGACGACGATGCCGCCGTCGCCGCTGCCATGGCGCAGGCCTACTGCAGCGGAGTTGCGCTACATGCTGCCGAGGAGTGTGTGCAGTTACATGGCGGCATCGGGATGACCTGGGAATATCCTGCACACCTTTATCTGAAGCGGGCCAAGAGCGATCAGTTGGCGCTGGGCACCGCCTACCGGCACCGCACTCGGCTGGCCAAGTTGGTCAACCTGCCGGTGAGCTGAGTCGTTCGGCGAGCAGACACAGACTCCTGCGACACGCCGATGTTGTGGGCGATTCTGCGTCTGCTCGCTGGCGAGGTTAGCGCGGCAGCGCCGCGGCGAAGACCTGCGCCAGCGCGGCCCAGTGCCGTTCCGCGCAGGCCTCGTCGAAGGGCGGATTGTCGGGAACCGCGAACCCGTGGGCGCCCCGATACCACTCGATGCGGTGTTCGAC belongs to Mycobacterium basiliense and includes:
- a CDS encoding PPE family protein, SVP subgroup produces the protein MSFLTTQPEELAAAAGKLEAIGAVMNAENVAAAVPITTGVIPAAADEVSALQASLFAAYGTLYQEISAEAATMYDLLVNTLGASAGTYAATEEANSSAAASPLSGIIDALTASTPASDIANLVNIGIGNWASASSDLLALAGGGLLPAAVQAAEGDVAEAAGSAEAAASAAGAAALGEAPMAAGLGSASAIATASVSPSWAGQASLVSTSVGSGALRGAGWTVPVAQEVSGTIIPGMPGLASAARSSAGFGAPRYGVKPIVMPKPAAG
- a CDS encoding PPE family protein, whose product is MDFGALPPEINSARMYAGAGAAPMMAAAAGWNRLAVELSTTAVSFESVITQLTTEQWMGPASMSMAAAAQPYLAWLTYTAESAARAGSQATASAAAFEAAFAATVPPAEVAANRAQLAMLVATNVLGQNTPAIAATEAQYGEMWAQDALAMYGYAASSAAAGTLNPLTTPSQIANPAGLASQAAAVSQAAASNTIGQVGLSNLITNLPNAIMGLSSPAAAVAASTGLDSVIQDITSVLGIPFVQNAINGAVNTAAWFVMAAVPNAVFLGHTLSAVEAVGAPAAADLAPALAPAASLRHAVTPAGYGGTPVSAGLGDASSVGKLSVPVEWSNAVPATTSGATALDGSGWAVPEEAGPIAAMPGAPGMAVAGKGAGGFAGPRYGFKPIVMPKQVVV
- a CDS encoding PE-PGRS family protein; this encodes MKPMVVAGAIATAIAAAPVAATVAAAGPATATTAITYVATNEPGGGGCDSNGNCGSGGVTGGPGGGPGGSGCVPGVGCGSGGQFTGPGGVPGGSGCIPGVGCGSGHA
- a CDS encoding SDR family oxidoreductase, which encodes MTSLDLTGRTAIITGASRGIGLAIAQRLADAGANVVLTARTQEAAQAAASEVGDRALGVGAHAVDEDAARDCVDLALERFGGVDILINNAGTNPAFGPLIEQDHARFTKIFDVNLWAPLMWTSLVVKAWMGQHGGVVINTASIGGMHQAPAMGMYNATKAALIHVTKQLALELSPKVRVNAICPGVVRTRLAEALWKDHEDPLAATIALGRIGEPVDVADAVAFLVSDAASWMTGETMVIDGGLLLGDASGFRARPGGTP
- a CDS encoding acyl-CoA dehydrogenase family protein; the encoded protein is MSIADELEARVRTLLDEHDPAFSDPREFLGARFDAGLAWVHFPTGHGGLDLARTYQAQVDARLAAAGAPPAGGGRNIIGIGMAAPTIAAFGTEAQKDKFLRPLFTGEHLYCQLFSEPGAGSDLAAVATRAVRDAQHPDDWIVNGQKVWTSMAQHAQMAILVARTDPTVPKHVGLTYFLCDMTQPGIDIRPLRQITGEAEFNEVFLTDIRVPDANRLGPEGGGWRVATTTLNNERVAIGSRTGLPREGGMIGKLTETWRGEPALRNAAMHDEMMRLWVEAEVLRLSGERLRQQAASGQPGPEGAGMKVAFARLAQQISSLEMELHPESGLQYDDWTLRRPDTVDLTGRGAGYRYLRARGNSIEGGTSEILRNTISERVLGLPGEHRVDKTVAWQDLPR
- a CDS encoding acyl-CoA dehydrogenase family protein, which codes for MTTANLLYSDTEEALRDSVRQLFADRCPAESVMRSYDSPPQDFSGVWRTLAAELGVAGLLVPESLGGAGASAREAAVVMEEIGRAVAPVPFLSSAVLATVALLGAGDTKMLPALAEGASTAALVVPLSAAPGDSVTGLSNGGDGLTGQVSGVAGAREADVLVVPVAGPNGLELHTVATDAAGVEVLPVLAFDMTRPLADVQFSGAASSRLGPADAALAEALQTGAALLASEQLGLARWCFDTTLAYAKERKQFGRAIGSYQAIKHRLADLWLEIGSATAAARYAADTAARRDDDAAVAAAMAQAYCSGVALHAAEECVQLHGGIGMTWEYPAHLYLKRAKSDQLALGTAYRHRTRLAKLVNLPVS